A window from Glaciimonas sp. PCH181 encodes these proteins:
- a CDS encoding polysaccharide deacetylase family protein has translation MLTSHNRFPYSAITERPQFNWPGEKRLAVHLCLNLEHFAYNEGLGLSYSPGIAHPNTYNWAWREYGNRVGVWRIIDLCNRLGLPLSVLLNSACYDHCPQVLEALRARGDEILGHGRTNSEHQNNFSEAEERVLIQEVTDAITQHEGRAPAGWLSPGVNPSNLTPDLLQEAGYSYILDWPLDDQPVWINTRNGRLLSVPYPHEVNDIPAIALHDTTAEGFANMIIDNFDEMLEQSADQPLVFGISIHAFLIGQPYRLRHFRRAMEHIAQHRDKIWFTTTGAIAQHFIDHDQPAGGQGR, from the coding sequence ATGCTTACTTCTCATAATCGCTTCCCGTATTCGGCCATTACCGAACGTCCTCAGTTCAACTGGCCCGGTGAGAAACGACTCGCCGTGCATCTGTGCCTGAACCTGGAACATTTTGCCTATAACGAAGGATTGGGACTTTCTTATTCGCCCGGTATTGCCCATCCCAATACGTATAACTGGGCCTGGCGCGAGTACGGCAATCGGGTCGGCGTCTGGCGGATTATCGATCTGTGCAATCGGCTAGGCCTGCCACTGTCGGTGCTGCTGAATTCAGCTTGCTATGACCATTGCCCGCAAGTGTTGGAAGCGCTAAGAGCGCGGGGCGATGAGATTCTGGGGCATGGTCGCACCAACTCTGAACATCAAAATAATTTCTCTGAAGCAGAAGAGCGCGTGCTGATTCAAGAGGTGACCGATGCCATTACGCAGCACGAAGGGCGTGCGCCCGCCGGATGGCTCAGCCCCGGTGTCAATCCTAGTAATTTGACGCCCGATCTGCTGCAAGAGGCTGGGTACAGCTACATCCTCGACTGGCCGCTGGATGATCAGCCGGTCTGGATCAACACCCGCAACGGGCGTTTGCTGAGTGTGCCGTATCCGCATGAAGTCAATGACATTCCGGCCATCGCTTTGCACGATACGACGGCGGAAGGGTTTGCCAACATGATCATCGATAACTTCGATGAAATGCTGGAACAGAGCGCTGACCAGCCGCTGGTTTTTGGGATATCGATCCACGCATTTTTGATCGGACAACCGTATCGGCTGCGCCATTTCCGCCGCGCCATGGAACATATCGCACAGCATCGCGACAAAATTTGGTTCACCACAACGGGCGCCATCGCACAACATTTTATCGATCATGACCAGCCAGCAGGAGGGCAGGGTCGATAG
- a CDS encoding TMAO reductase system protein TorT produces MKKIVFTTLLAIGALSTFAASPSWAQQKITIGYATPELASSFWISMTYGVESEAKKLGVTLVKLNAGGDANVNVQISQIQDLMERKVDAIIVGATNGQAVNPVVENAIGKGIPVVGLSSIPNSVGLASKVGADHYDMGRLQAECLGKTLGGKGAVAMIAQQQGQTWADTRRRGFMETMNKEFPAIKVIAESRKSVTRNGAINLVDDWIQRFPEINGVYNAIDDTAAGAWLAVKSAKKEQVIKITASNLSPTAQQMLKDGELVCTSAQQIVTQGREALRQAVLAATKKPTQAVVETPAILVTKDNLATLDLSLLTAPTSYRP; encoded by the coding sequence ATGAAAAAGATTGTCTTCACGACGTTATTGGCAATAGGTGCACTGAGTACATTCGCCGCCAGCCCCAGCTGGGCGCAACAGAAAATAACGATCGGTTATGCGACGCCGGAACTGGCCTCGTCATTCTGGATATCGATGACCTATGGCGTAGAAAGCGAAGCCAAAAAGCTGGGCGTCACGCTGGTCAAACTTAACGCCGGTGGCGACGCCAACGTGAATGTCCAGATATCGCAGATTCAGGATTTGATGGAGCGCAAAGTCGACGCCATCATCGTCGGTGCTACCAATGGTCAGGCGGTCAATCCGGTGGTTGAAAATGCGATTGGTAAAGGCATTCCGGTAGTCGGTTTGTCCAGCATCCCGAATTCAGTCGGCCTCGCCTCTAAAGTCGGTGCAGACCACTACGACATGGGCCGTTTGCAAGCCGAATGTCTGGGTAAAACACTGGGCGGCAAGGGCGCAGTGGCGATGATCGCGCAGCAACAAGGCCAGACCTGGGCCGATACCCGGCGGCGCGGTTTTATGGAAACCATGAACAAAGAGTTTCCGGCGATCAAAGTCATCGCAGAATCGCGTAAATCGGTCACCCGCAACGGTGCGATCAATTTAGTCGATGACTGGATTCAACGCTTTCCAGAAATCAACGGCGTCTATAACGCCATCGACGATACGGCTGCCGGTGCGTGGCTGGCAGTGAAATCGGCAAAGAAAGAACAAGTCATCAAAATCACTGCATCTAATTTAAGTCCGACCGCGCAGCAAATGCTGAAAGATGGCGAGCTGGTCTGTACCTCCGCCCAGCAAATCGTCACGCAGGGCCGCGAAGCCTTGCGCCAGGCAGTGCTGGCGGCTACCAAAAAGCCGACGCAAGCAGTGGTGGAAACACCGGCTATTCTGGTGACAAAAGACAATCTTGCTACGCTTGATCTGAGTCTTTTGACTGCGCCAACCAGCTATAGACCCTAA
- a CDS encoding ABC transporter permease: protein MTLQLSKKRVGAAPLTAQWRRPKARELTGPFACVVLVLIMSVISPGFLSFNNFANIFSQSSILFVLALGQMLVIITRGFDISVGAVAALSSVVAVQAVAPFGEENAIIFGVGTGLIVGAINGYLIACQGLQPIIVTLGTTLIVRGLATALVGDAEVISLPSDSFLQSLGYSGLLHIPSLIWIASGAGLLIWAVTKRLPFGRWLYMVGGNPEAANLVGVPVRSSSVIAYSLCGGLAGLAGMFLLARSGSAVAIEGAGMELQAIAACVIGGIALSGGTGSVWQALIGAVFIQALLNGLNLLGSSPFVSEMVLGVVLVSAGALDYIVRKFH from the coding sequence ATGACTCTGCAATTAAGCAAAAAGCGCGTTGGCGCAGCACCGCTCACCGCACAATGGCGACGTCCAAAAGCGCGTGAATTGACTGGTCCCTTTGCCTGCGTGGTGTTGGTGCTGATCATGAGCGTGATCTCGCCGGGATTTTTAAGTTTCAACAACTTTGCGAACATCTTTTCACAAAGCAGTATTTTGTTTGTATTAGCGCTAGGCCAGATGCTGGTCATCATCACGCGGGGTTTTGATATCTCGGTAGGCGCAGTCGCCGCGTTGTCATCGGTCGTCGCGGTGCAAGCGGTAGCGCCCTTCGGTGAGGAAAATGCCATCATTTTCGGCGTTGGCACCGGCCTTATCGTCGGCGCGATCAACGGTTATCTGATCGCCTGTCAAGGCTTGCAGCCGATCATCGTAACGCTTGGCACTACGCTAATCGTGCGTGGCCTGGCGACGGCGCTGGTTGGCGATGCGGAGGTGATATCGCTGCCGTCGGACAGCTTTCTGCAATCGCTCGGTTATTCCGGTTTGCTGCATATTCCATCGCTGATCTGGATCGCTTCCGGTGCTGGCCTACTGATCTGGGCGGTTACCAAACGACTGCCATTTGGTCGCTGGCTGTATATGGTCGGCGGCAATCCTGAAGCGGCGAATCTGGTCGGCGTGCCGGTCCGCAGCTCTAGCGTGATTGCCTATTCTTTATGCGGTGGCTTGGCTGGACTGGCAGGCATGTTTCTGCTGGCACGTAGCGGCTCTGCGGTCGCTATTGAAGGTGCTGGCATGGAACTGCAAGCGATTGCGGCCTGCGTGATTGGCGGCATTGCGTTAAGCGGCGGCACTGGCTCGGTATGGCAGGCCTTGATTGGCGCGGTGTTTATTCAGGCCTTGTTGAATGGACTGAATTTGCTGGGTTCATCGCCGTTTGTATCGGAAATGGTTTTAGGCGTGGTGCTGGTGTCGGCTGGTGCGCTCGACTATATCGTTCGGAAATTCCATTAA
- a CDS encoding ABC transporter permease yields the protein MRSIKQWPVSVWVCLALFVVCLIAVPRFGTASNFLNLGKVAAVLILVAIGQGAVIVIRGLDFSIGSGVAIFSVATVLCVPSLGIVPAFGIGMLAVLLLGLVNGALIGFLKLPAFLVTLGTMIAVHGFCSVIVGGAPLEAPTGIDLSGLANSQMLGLPSIVWLAIAACLIGLVVMQFTTFGRECYLIGSNPDAARLVGIPVPLRIMQAYLINAVLVALAGAILTSRLGSGQPNLYPELPFEAIAACAIGGIPLSGGQGGPVHAVIGVFILSMFVNALVLLNFPSYLQNILLGALIVGSVLVQRWGMRWAAANRRNVATVAENIATNNATSGAL from the coding sequence ATGCGTAGCATTAAACAATGGCCGGTATCGGTATGGGTTTGTCTGGCGTTATTTGTCGTTTGTCTGATCGCGGTGCCACGTTTTGGAACGGCATCCAACTTTCTCAATCTGGGCAAAGTTGCTGCCGTCCTGATTCTGGTGGCAATCGGGCAGGGCGCGGTGATCGTGATACGCGGTCTGGACTTTTCTATCGGGTCCGGGGTGGCGATTTTTAGCGTGGCGACGGTCTTGTGCGTTCCCAGCTTGGGCATCGTTCCCGCGTTTGGTATCGGCATGCTGGCAGTGCTGCTGCTGGGATTGGTCAATGGCGCGTTGATCGGCTTTCTGAAATTGCCCGCATTTCTGGTGACGCTCGGCACGATGATTGCGGTGCATGGATTTTGCAGTGTGATCGTCGGCGGCGCACCGTTAGAAGCACCAACCGGAATCGATTTATCCGGTTTGGCAAATTCGCAAATGCTGGGTTTGCCCAGCATCGTCTGGCTGGCGATTGCGGCATGCCTGATCGGTTTGGTGGTGATGCAATTCACGACTTTTGGGCGAGAGTGCTATCTGATCGGCAGCAACCCGGACGCCGCCCGTCTGGTCGGGATTCCGGTGCCGTTGCGGATCATGCAGGCTTACCTGATCAATGCGGTCTTAGTGGCGCTCGCCGGGGCTATTCTGACCTCGCGGCTGGGGTCCGGTCAGCCTAATCTGTATCCCGAACTGCCATTTGAAGCGATTGCCGCGTGTGCCATCGGCGGTATCCCGCTCAGCGGCGGTCAGGGCGGCCCGGTCCATGCCGTGATCGGTGTATTTATTCTGTCGATGTTTGTGAATGCGCTGGTGCTGCTTAACTTTCCCAGCTATCTGCAAAACATCCTGTTGGGGGCGTTGATTGTCGGTTCTGTATTGGTGCAACGCTGGGGGATGCGCTGGGCTGCTGCTAACCGCCGCAATGTGGCGACCGTCGCTGAAAATATTGCCACAAACAATGCAACATCGGGAGCGCTGTAA
- a CDS encoding sugar ABC transporter ATP-binding protein has translation MATTQHTLLSARGLSKRFGATCALRSADLTVQAGQVHALMGENGAGKSTLVKMLVGALQPDAGTIALTGAPVVFHSVRDAIAAGIIPVYQHSTLFPEMTVADNLNAFDAARESPLWKRKAPIALATYLEIAKRMGLLIDPAQMVSQLSMAERQLLEITRGVARNCQVLLLDEPTAALNAHEAERLFAAINSLKQEGKGIIFISHKLSEITQICDAVTVLRDGCTVLDAVPTTSLSHHAIVEAMVGPVALRAERELPVAGKQRLHVAGLKCGAAFEDLSLNVACGEIIGIAGLIGSGALEVGEVLGGARISSAGTIQVDGVDIAQTSRRRFKQIGVGLVPADRTADGIFPGLSCAINAVASAYTAISVGSFLSNRIEVNASKKLFEDLRVKPSDPSAVISALSGGNQQKLLIIRNLLLPDMKLLILLEPTRGVDVHARDAIHDAIIAAARTGISVVVASSDIEEVMMLSHRVYVMRNGRLADVFKRGADPSEILACISGGQDATNHTGSQHA, from the coding sequence ATGGCTACGACGCAACATACGCTGCTTTCGGCGCGCGGATTATCTAAGCGATTTGGCGCAACTTGCGCCTTGCGCAGCGCTGATTTAACGGTGCAAGCCGGGCAGGTTCACGCCCTGATGGGCGAAAATGGTGCAGGCAAAAGCACGCTGGTAAAAATGCTGGTGGGCGCCTTGCAACCGGATGCTGGCACCATCGCATTGACCGGCGCACCGGTAGTATTTCATTCGGTCCGCGACGCTATCGCTGCCGGAATTATTCCCGTGTATCAACATTCCACGTTGTTTCCTGAAATGACTGTGGCGGACAATCTGAACGCGTTTGATGCTGCACGAGAAAGTCCGTTATGGAAGCGCAAGGCCCCGATCGCCTTAGCGACTTATTTAGAGATCGCCAAACGCATGGGTCTGTTAATCGATCCAGCGCAAATGGTCAGTCAGCTATCGATGGCCGAGCGGCAACTGTTGGAGATTACCCGCGGTGTTGCGCGCAATTGTCAGGTGCTGTTGCTGGATGAGCCGACCGCTGCGCTGAATGCGCATGAAGCAGAGCGTTTGTTTGCGGCAATTAATAGCTTGAAACAAGAGGGAAAAGGCATCATTTTTATCAGCCACAAATTGAGTGAAATCACGCAAATTTGTGACGCCGTGACGGTCTTGCGCGACGGCTGCACCGTGCTGGATGCGGTTCCGACCACGTCATTGAGCCATCACGCTATCGTCGAGGCAATGGTCGGCCCGGTAGCGTTACGGGCCGAGCGCGAATTGCCCGTTGCCGGAAAACAGCGCCTGCACGTAGCCGGGCTGAAATGCGGCGCAGCGTTCGAGGATTTATCGCTCAACGTAGCGTGCGGCGAGATCATCGGCATCGCTGGTCTGATTGGTTCCGGTGCACTAGAAGTGGGCGAGGTCCTTGGCGGTGCGCGCATATCCAGCGCAGGCACGATACAAGTGGATGGAGTGGATATCGCCCAGACCTCGCGCCGCCGCTTTAAGCAGATCGGGGTTGGTTTAGTACCCGCAGATCGTACCGCGGATGGCATTTTTCCCGGTTTGAGCTGTGCGATCAACGCGGTTGCCTCTGCGTATACAGCGATTTCGGTTGGTTCTTTTTTGTCGAATCGGATCGAGGTGAATGCCTCTAAAAAACTGTTTGAAGATCTTCGCGTCAAGCCGAGCGATCCCAGCGCCGTGATCAGCGCGTTAAGTGGCGGCAATCAGCAAAAATTGTTGATTATCCGCAATCTTTTACTGCCGGATATGAAGCTGTTGATTCTTCTGGAACCAACCCGGGGCGTCGACGTGCATGCACGCGATGCGATCCACGACGCCATTATCGCCGCCGCCCGCACCGGTATTTCGGTGGTGGTCGCCTCCAGCGATATCGAAGAAGTCATGATGCTGTCGCATCGGGTGTATGTGATGCGCAACGGGCGCTTGGCGGATGTCTTTAAACGCGGCGCCGATCCTTCGGAAATCCTCGCCTGTATCAGCGGTGGACAGGATGCAACCAACCACACCGGGAGCCAACATGCGTAG
- a CDS encoding LysR substrate-binding domain-containing protein produces the protein MKRSLPPLMSLRAFEAAARHMSFTVAADELCITQSAVSRHIKNLEEHYRLKLFNRLTREIALTEEGILLFSAVQKAFDQIDAVSRTLTKTKPTRGLILNILPTLASTWLMPRLVRFTQMHQNVEVRLITSIEPVAFDRDKVDVAIRVGKLPAQRHKDGAPRIDLVMTNEWKGLGADKLFPDVLVPVCRPDLLKDQRTIKPAALPFLPLIHTDSRAHAWEDWFGALNVAYQPSARVLHFGHFFMSVRAAMDGKGVALVPSVLVSDDIQAGRLIVAVTERVSSDGDYYLLYKKERAKDRAIAVFREWLMSEVTELQSP, from the coding sequence ATGAAAAGATCCCTTCCGCCGTTGATGTCCCTGCGTGCTTTTGAAGCCGCTGCCCGTCACATGAGTTTCACCGTGGCGGCAGACGAATTGTGCATAACCCAGAGCGCAGTCAGCCGCCACATCAAAAATCTGGAAGAACACTATCGGCTGAAACTGTTCAACCGCCTGACCCGCGAAATCGCCTTAACCGAAGAAGGCATTTTGTTGTTTAGCGCGGTGCAAAAAGCCTTTGATCAGATCGATGCAGTCTCGCGCACACTGACCAAAACCAAACCCACGCGAGGCTTAATCCTCAATATTCTGCCCACACTGGCATCCACCTGGTTAATGCCCAGACTGGTACGCTTCACGCAAATGCATCAGAACGTAGAGGTCCGGTTAATCACGTCTATCGAGCCGGTCGCTTTTGATCGCGACAAAGTCGACGTCGCCATCCGGGTCGGCAAACTGCCAGCGCAACGCCACAAAGACGGTGCGCCCAGAATCGATCTGGTGATGACGAATGAATGGAAGGGATTAGGTGCCGACAAGTTGTTTCCGGATGTATTGGTGCCGGTCTGTCGTCCAGATTTATTAAAAGATCAGCGCACGATCAAACCAGCCGCGTTACCCTTTCTGCCACTGATCCATACCGACTCCCGCGCGCATGCATGGGAAGACTGGTTCGGCGCGTTAAACGTCGCCTATCAACCCTCCGCACGGGTACTGCACTTCGGGCATTTCTTTATGTCGGTACGGGCAGCCATGGACGGCAAAGGCGTGGCGCTGGTGCCCAGCGTACTGGTCAGCGACGATATCCAGGCAGGCCGCCTGATCGTGGCCGTGACGGAACGTGTGTCCAGCGATGGCGATTACTATCTGCTGTACAAAAAAGAACGCGCCAAAGATCGGGCGATCGCGGTATTTCGTGAATGGCTGATGTCGGAAGTAACGGAATTGCAAAGCCCTTGA
- a CDS encoding porin, whose protein sequence is MKKVLASSAIMVACTANFASAQTNVIIYGVLDEGITYSTNQKGNTNVQLTSVGVQASRLGFKGSEDLGGGLKTIFILETGFDPGTGALGQGGKLFGRQAFVGLQSTQWGTLTAGRQYDPLVGNFAPLTSNAGFTGIYFTHPFDNDNAANTIRFNNAVKYASNTYGGFSSSVMYAFSNQSGAFGNDRAWGAGAKYENGPLKLGVGYLELDNGGASTTNPNPAGTAPDAPVTASRARMYGLGGSYQIGPALLGAAWSGSRYNNVGPTLTSGINNNFNNYELNARYLVAPTLMLSFAYTYTTVDISGRPGVTNSKFNQFGVLADYFLSKRTTLYTEGVFQRAGGDPFIAGGNGGPAAQIQGLSASSTNSQALIRVGMRHSF, encoded by the coding sequence ATGAAAAAAGTATTAGCTAGTTCCGCAATAATGGTCGCTTGCACTGCAAATTTTGCCTCTGCGCAAACTAACGTAATCATCTACGGGGTGCTCGACGAGGGCATCACTTACTCCACCAATCAAAAGGGCAATACGAACGTGCAACTTACCAGTGTTGGCGTACAAGCGAGTCGCTTGGGATTTAAAGGTTCAGAAGATCTCGGTGGTGGGCTGAAAACGATTTTTATCCTGGAAACCGGATTTGATCCAGGCACCGGGGCACTTGGTCAAGGCGGCAAACTTTTCGGACGGCAAGCATTTGTCGGCCTGCAAAGTACGCAATGGGGTACGCTGACAGCTGGCCGTCAATATGATCCGTTGGTGGGGAATTTTGCACCATTGACTTCGAATGCCGGCTTTACCGGTATCTATTTTACGCATCCGTTTGATAACGACAACGCTGCTAACACGATTCGCTTTAACAACGCCGTCAAGTATGCAAGTAATACCTATGGCGGTTTTAGTTCAAGCGTAATGTACGCATTTAGTAATCAGAGCGGTGCTTTTGGAAATGACCGAGCCTGGGGTGCCGGCGCAAAATATGAAAATGGTCCACTCAAATTGGGCGTAGGTTATCTCGAACTGGATAATGGCGGCGCCAGCACCACCAATCCGAATCCGGCAGGCACTGCGCCAGATGCGCCGGTGACGGCCTCACGCGCACGGATGTATGGCTTGGGTGGCAGCTATCAGATAGGCCCGGCGCTTTTGGGCGCAGCTTGGTCTGGCTCCAGGTACAACAATGTCGGGCCGACGCTGACCAGCGGGATTAACAATAATTTTAATAACTATGAATTGAACGCTCGGTATTTGGTCGCGCCAACGCTGATGCTTTCGTTCGCCTATACCTACACTACAGTCGATATCAGCGGTCGTCCTGGGGTGACCAATTCAAAGTTTAATCAATTCGGTGTACTGGCAGATTACTTCCTGTCTAAGCGCACCACTTTATACACTGAAGGCGTTTTTCAGCGCGCTGGCGGCGATCCGTTTATCGCCGGTGGAAATGGCGGGCCCGCAGCACAGATTCAGGGCTTGTCAGCGTCATCAACGAATAGCCAGGCGCTTATCCGCGTAGGTATGCGCCACAGTTTTTAA
- a CDS encoding enoyl-CoA hydratase/isomerase family protein — protein sequence MTIKFEVTQSIATITLNRPERLNALTHAMLDDLASAWREVRDNKDIRVAILTGAGERAFCAGADLREYIPEPPPISDTWTSQAGLRPDRGIDIWKPVIGAVNGHCLGGGMTLLLATDIRISVPHATFGTPEVRWGVLASCGGTQRLMQELPSAIAMELLLTGKPFDAETAERRGLINRIVEPARLLAEAEALAEQIVANAPLAVQATKELAIRSRGMSLDVGIRLEDAMVRLLQSTSDVKEGTAAFAERRKPSFTGQ from the coding sequence ATGACTATCAAATTTGAAGTTACGCAAAGTATTGCGACCATCACGCTCAACCGTCCCGAACGGCTTAACGCCTTGACCCACGCAATGCTCGATGACCTCGCCTCGGCGTGGAGGGAAGTTCGGGATAACAAGGACATACGCGTTGCTATCTTAACGGGTGCTGGAGAGCGGGCTTTCTGCGCCGGAGCTGACCTAAGGGAATACATCCCTGAACCACCGCCCATATCCGACACCTGGACCAGCCAGGCCGGTTTGCGTCCCGATCGCGGAATCGATATCTGGAAGCCAGTCATCGGAGCAGTCAACGGCCATTGTCTGGGTGGTGGAATGACGCTTCTGCTCGCCACAGACATTCGGATCAGCGTTCCCCACGCCACATTCGGTACGCCTGAAGTTCGATGGGGCGTTCTGGCGAGCTGCGGAGGAACGCAACGGCTGATGCAAGAACTCCCCAGCGCGATAGCAATGGAACTTCTGCTGACCGGAAAACCCTTTGACGCTGAAACAGCCGAACGAAGAGGGTTGATCAATCGCATTGTTGAGCCAGCTCGGCTCCTCGCTGAAGCCGAAGCCTTAGCCGAGCAAATTGTCGCGAATGCACCGCTCGCGGTCCAGGCAACGAAGGAACTGGCAATCAGATCTCGAGGCATGAGTCTGGATGTTGGCATCCGGTTAGAAGATGCGATGGTCAGGCTTCTTCAATCGACCTCTGACGTGAAAGAAGGAACAGCTGCATTCGCAGAGCGCAGAAAGCCATCCTTCACTGGGCAATAA
- a CDS encoding AMP-binding protein yields the protein MLQTDSICQSLPNILADRASSHPETTFIRTVDGEAVTYAAMEGNVRTWTETLSRAGVGASSNVLVMLPNSVESITVWMAIARLSAVEVPINSGYLGNMLSHVVNDCGARCLVVHARYLDRFEEIKSDIPNVETIIVVGDLPETGNSFFDLRVPLTKCELPPLALPQLASHDLACIVYTSGTTGPSKGVMMSWRQLIETARWCIPIEDLTSEDIWYCPWQLYHVSGKLSVVGTAMANATLVLRETFSTSQFWDDIKRFGCTTTMLVGSTILFLEAQPPSAEDKKHPLRNVYVCPLPSNPNTFMERFGVRLCTAFNMTETSCPIVTGWQLGPGDSCGRPRPGVQCRIVDDHDEEVPVGTVGELLIRTEHPWELMSGYWNRPAATTEVWRNQWLHTGDAFKCDAEGNYFFVDRMKYAIRRRGENVSSTEVEMEVNAHPDVAESAAIGVPSEWGEEDIKVFVVTKNGEDIDPVGLIEFLSARVPRFMLPRYIVSVSEIPKTHTFRAKKEELRSMKTEHRTWDRSAQ from the coding sequence ATGCTCCAAACCGATTCGATATGCCAATCGCTTCCAAATATCCTGGCTGACAGGGCAAGCTCTCACCCTGAAACTACGTTCATCCGCACAGTCGATGGCGAGGCTGTCACCTATGCCGCAATGGAGGGCAATGTTCGAACCTGGACTGAGACACTGAGTCGAGCGGGCGTAGGAGCATCTTCAAATGTACTCGTCATGCTGCCAAACAGCGTTGAATCGATCACCGTATGGATGGCGATTGCACGTCTGAGCGCCGTCGAGGTTCCTATCAATTCCGGATACCTCGGCAATATGCTAAGCCATGTTGTCAACGATTGTGGCGCGCGATGCCTGGTGGTTCATGCACGCTATCTGGATAGGTTCGAGGAAATTAAATCCGACATACCCAACGTCGAAACGATCATCGTGGTCGGCGATCTGCCGGAGACTGGTAATTCGTTTTTTGATTTGCGCGTTCCGCTGACAAAATGCGAACTGCCGCCGCTTGCGCTGCCCCAATTGGCTTCGCATGACCTCGCCTGTATTGTCTACACATCCGGCACTACAGGGCCATCAAAAGGGGTAATGATGTCCTGGCGCCAATTGATTGAAACGGCGCGATGGTGTATTCCCATTGAAGATCTGACGTCGGAGGACATTTGGTACTGTCCCTGGCAACTTTATCATGTCAGCGGGAAATTAAGCGTCGTTGGCACGGCGATGGCCAATGCAACCTTGGTTCTCAGAGAAACCTTCAGTACCAGCCAGTTCTGGGACGACATCAAGCGCTTCGGATGTACCACAACGATGCTGGTTGGCTCCACCATCCTATTTCTGGAAGCGCAACCGCCTAGTGCTGAGGATAAAAAGCATCCTTTGCGCAACGTCTATGTGTGCCCGCTTCCATCCAATCCGAATACCTTCATGGAACGCTTTGGCGTCCGGCTGTGTACCGCTTTCAATATGACTGAAACCAGTTGTCCAATCGTAACCGGATGGCAACTCGGCCCCGGCGACAGCTGCGGTCGTCCGAGACCCGGCGTGCAATGTCGTATCGTCGATGATCACGACGAGGAAGTTCCGGTGGGGACCGTGGGTGAGCTGTTAATCCGCACCGAGCACCCTTGGGAACTCATGTCTGGTTACTGGAACCGCCCCGCTGCGACGACCGAAGTCTGGCGCAATCAATGGCTGCATACCGGAGACGCATTTAAATGCGACGCCGAAGGCAACTATTTCTTTGTTGATCGGATGAAATACGCTATCCGCCGACGTGGTGAGAACGTGTCTTCGACAGAGGTCGAGATGGAGGTCAATGCACATCCAGACGTGGCCGAATCAGCAGCCATCGGCGTTCCTTCCGAATGGGGCGAAGAAGATATCAAGGTATTTGTCGTAACAAAAAATGGAGAGGATATAGACCCCGTCGGATTGATCGAGTTTCTATCCGCCAGGGTGCCGCGCTTCATGCTGCCTCGCTACATTGTATCGGTTTCAGAGATCCCGAAAACGCATACTTTCAGAGCTAAAAAAGAGGAACTTCGATCCATGAAAACAGAGCATCGAACATGGGATCGCAGCGCGCAATGA